In Streptomyces sp. NBC_00341, the DNA window CACCGGGTTGTACGGGCTGGAGCGCTGGACGCCGAGCCGGGCCAGCCTGGCCCGGACCCGGTTGGAGGAGCCGCCGCCCGTACGGGCCACCGGGCCCGCGGGCGCCGCCGCGGGCTTGGCCGGGGGCTTCGGCGCCGTCGGGGGCGGCGAGGCGGGTGCGGCCGGCTGGGCGGGGGAAGCGGGCGCGGGCCCGTTGGCCTCCGCGGGGGCCGGGCCCGTGCCGGGCTCGGGCGCCGGAGGCTTCGGCTTCTCCGCGGGCTGCTTCTCCGCGGGCTGCTGCTTCGCGGGCGTGGCTGGGTCCGCCGCGGGCTGGTCGGGCTGCGGGGCGGCGACTGGCTGGGCCTCGTCTGGCAAGAGCGCTCCTCGTGCGGATCCGGACACCCGGAAAGGCCATCGTAACGACCCTGCGGCCGCTCCTCCCCCGGGGACCGTGAGAGCCCGCACAACGCGAAGCGGGCACCCGGTTGTTCCCGGGTGCCCGCTTCGGTGCCTGTCATGCGGTGCGACGTGCGGCCCGCAGGGGGTTCAGACCGTGATCAGGGCGTCCAGCGGAGCGCCCTTCAGGCTCTCCTCCAGGCGCGCCCGGCCGGCCAGGAATCCCAGCTCCATGAGGACGGCGACGCCCGCGACACCGGCTCCGGCCCGCCGGATCAGCTCCAGCGAGGCTGCGGCGGTGCCACCGGTGGCCAGCACGTCGTCGATGACCATGACCCGGTCCTCTGCGGACAGGTCCTCCGCATGGATCTCGATCTCGGCGCTGCCGTACTCCAGCTCGTACGTCTGGGCGAGCGTGGCACCGGGCAGCTTGCCGGCCTTGCGGACCGGGACGAAGCCGAGCCCGGCCCGTACCGCGACCGGTGCGGCCAGGATGAAGCCGCGGGCCTCCAGACCGACGATCTTCGTGGCGCCGTGCCGTACGCACAGCTCCGCCAGCGCTTCGGTGAGCGCGGTGAAGGCCACCGGGTCCGCCAGCAGCGGGGTGATGTCCTTGAACATCACCCCCGGCTTCGGGTAGTCGGCCACGTCACGGATCCGGCTGAGCAGGAGGTCCCTGGTGCTCGCGGTCGTGCTGCTGGTCATCGGCGCTTCCCCGGGGTCCGGCCATGGCCCCTGGGGGGCTCCTGGCGCTGTCCGACGACGGCACCGGCGGGTGCGGCGTCCTGTGCGGCGTCCTGTGTGACGCCCCGGTCCGCCCGGTCCGACTGCTCGGCCTCGGAGAGCTCGCCCTTGGCGGCGGCTGCCGCGCGCTTGGCGAGAACCCGCTTCTTCAGGGCCTTCATCTGCGGTTCGCGTTCCTTGAGGTCGGCGACGAGCGGAGTGGCGATGAAGATCGAGGAGTACGCACCGGCGGCGAGGCCGACGAAGAGCGCCAGGGAGATGTCGTTCAGCATGCCCGCGCCGAGGACACCGCCACCGATGAACAGCAGACCGG includes these proteins:
- a CDS encoding adenine phosphoribosyltransferase, translating into MTSSTTASTRDLLLSRIRDVADYPKPGVMFKDITPLLADPVAFTALTEALAELCVRHGATKIVGLEARGFILAAPVAVRAGLGFVPVRKAGKLPGATLAQTYELEYGSAEIEIHAEDLSAEDRVMVIDDVLATGGTAAASLELIRRAGAGVAGVAVLMELGFLAGRARLEESLKGAPLDALITV